In Microtus ochrogaster isolate Prairie Vole_2 unplaced genomic scaffold, MicOch1.0 UNK148, whole genome shotgun sequence, a genomic segment contains:
- the LOC101997251 gene encoding mast cell protease 8-like has product MLLLLLLLVAVLPFSTEGGKIFWGTEAKRHSHPYMAFLEIYESGSHPKKCGGFLVKKDIVMTAAHCNGSEINVTLGAHNIKDRNNNIQRIPVVKTIVHKGYSHAKMVNDIMLLKLKHKAQLSNAVKTIDLPKSQDRVKPGQVCTVAGWGPLANCTLPNTLQEVKLEVQKSQKCREMYKNYNDSIQLCVGNPKEKKATAESDSGGPFVCHSVVQGIVSQHHCTGDLPEVYTRISSFMPWIQKMIKILQQP; this is encoded by the exons ATGTTACTGCTCCTGCTCCTCTTGGTGGCTGTCCTGCCATTCAGCACTGAAGGAG GAAAAATCTTTTGGGGTACAGAAGCCAAACGCCACTCCCATCCCTACATGGCATTCTTAGAGATTTATGAAAGCGGATCACATCCAAAGAAATGTGGTGGCTTCCTGGTCAAAAAAGACATCGTAATGACAGCAGCTCACTGTAATGGAAG TGAAATAAATGTAACCTTGGGTGCTCACAATATCAAGGATCGGAATAATAACATTCAGCGCATCCCTGTTGTTAAAACCATCGTTCATAAGGGCTATAGCCATGCAAAAATGGTCAATGACATCATGCTACTGAAG CTGAAACACAAAGCTCAACTCAGTAATGCTGTGAAGACCATTGACCTTCCAAAGAGCCAGGACAGGGTGAAACCTGGGCAGGTGTGCACAGTGGCAGGCTGGGGACCACTGGCCAATTGTACTCTGCCTAACACACTTCAGGAAGTGAAGTTAGAAGTTCAAAAAAGTCAAAAGTGTAGAGAAATGTACAAAAACTACAACGACTCCATCCAGCTCTGTGTGGGAAATCCCAAGGAGAAGAAAGCTACAGCTGAG AGTGATTCCGGGGGACCCTTTGTGTGTCACAGTGTAGTCCAGGGCATTGTAAGCCAACACCATTGTACTGGGGATCTTCCCGAGGTATACACCAGAATCTCAAGCTTTATGCCTTGGattcagaaaatgataaaaatcctTCAACAACCCTAG